The sequence below is a genomic window from Lolium perenne isolate Kyuss_39 chromosome 7, Kyuss_2.0, whole genome shotgun sequence.
TCCTCACAGGTTTCGAGGTGAGCTCTCCGGAGCTGGGCTGGCGCCTCTGGTCGGCTCGTCAGGGAAAGTCAGACATATCTCCGTCCACGGGCATGCAGCGGTGGAACGTGTCCCGCCATGCGTCGCCCTGCATGCTCCCTAACTCCAGCGTAAACGTCGATCTCCGTTGCTATAAAAGGTCACCCACCTCTCGCTCTATACGTACGCAAGAGCAGTTTCTTCATCCCCACACTGATCGAGCTATAGTCTATAGCTTAGCTATGGGTGGGAAGGGCGGCGGAGGTGGTGGCGGgaagggcggaggaggaggcggcggaaagGGCGGGGGTGGAGGCAGCAGCGGTGGCAAGGgcggagggggagggggaggaggTGCAGGCGCGAAgggcggtggaggaggtgggAAAGGTGGTGGAAGTGGAACCGGAGGAGCGTCCGCCAAgtccggcggcggccatggcggtggGCTGGGAAAGTCGAGCGGCAGCAGCGCCGCGGGCGATGGCATGATGAAGGCCCCAGGCGCCGACGGCTACATCGCCCGCTCCGGCTTCGAGGCCAACCCTCAGGGGTACTTCGCGGGTCTCCACCACGGCGACGCCGTCAAGTAGACACGTCGTACGTGCTGTTGTAGCTAGGCTAGCTGCCGGTCAGTGGTCTCTAGTGTTTATATCAGAATAATGTACAGACTGCATGCGAGTAGAGAGCAGCCTAGCTAGCTAGCACGTACTGTTGTGCTAATCCAAGTCGAGACCACCGACTGGTAGTAGTAAGTAACGTGTGGTAAGTGAATGTGGTACCGTTTGTGTGTGCTAATTAAGCTTCTGCGTGTGTGTGCTGGTTTTCTGAATGAATCGATCTATGGAGCGTCTAATTGTCGGTTGTAACTTGCAACGCGAATCGGTCGATGGTACACGCAACAAATTCTGCGAGTATGTAACACAACGAATATTTTTGAATATGGGTACTTCTGTACTTATTATTATTAGTCCCATAAGTTACATAGTGTACCGATCATATGCCTATGTACATTCAAGTCCGGGGAGGAAGTTTATCCTAAGACTTGTCAATTCATAAGTTATTATTTTTGCCTGAGCTACATATTTTCGATTTCGGTTATGAAAAATGACGCGCGCATATTCTCTTCGTACCAGTTTATTAGGGCGCATCTCCAGCGAGCCGACCTAAATCGACAACCCACTATCCATTTGGATTGGTGCGCCACTAGCATGGTCTAAAGTCTCTAGAAGTTTTAGTTCCGATCGAATTACCAACCAGAACTAATTAGTCGCATTAGTCCCGGCTAGAACGGTGCTGTCCACAGTAACCATTTAGTTCCAATTCGTTTGGAACCTTTAGTCCCACTTGATAATACCAACCTTTAGTTCCGATTCGTTTGGAATCTTTAGTCCCAGTTGATAATACCAACCGGGTTGCGGCAGGCTGTTACGCAATCGGGTTGGAGCTTTataaaatacaaaataaaatgataaaaaaataaaaaataaaaatctgTTTAGATTCATGTATGTTACGCAAACTACTATTAAGGGAAATTAACATGATGGCTGAAACTCGACACTCCGACTGGATCAATGATGGCCGGCATCAAGATCTTTATCTTGGCACGAGAGAAACTTTAGGACAGTCACCTTATTCAAGGTCTCGGACGTGACTGGATGGTGGGATCAATCCTACCGTCGCCTGGCCAACCGCCGACACCACCACAATGCCTAGCAACTGGTGCCGCAAGCAAAACCGCACTTACCCACCACCAAAACCGAGGATCCAGGCCTGCACTAGCCAAAGGACCGAGCAGGCTCGAAGCTCCCGACGCTGCAGCAAGGTCGCCTCCACCGCGGGGAGACGGCACCCCCTACTCAGTCGACATCAAGATGCGCTGTCCACCGGCCCCTACACGGCACCTCGCCTCCGATAAATCTTGGAATATCCGCATCGCCGCCACCAGCGAAAATGCCCGCCACCTGCGCATGGAGAAGTCCCCGCTGCCGCTGTTGCCATTGCCGCCTGGCTTTGCCCTACGAGTCCTCCAGTGACGACTGCCAGGCTTTGCCCTACGAGTCCTCCAGTGACAACAAGGGTAGAGGGAGAGAGGTGGGAGGGTCCTCGTGAGCCGGCGGCGGTGGGCACCCCCGTGTCACCTCAGATAGGCGACAAGGGGGTTAGGGAAGGTTTGCGTGAGAAATCGGTGAGAAGTTCGGTTCATAGATGATTTTGCATAAGACCGTCTATTCATACCGCAAATAGTTTTACGTTTTGCCAAAACACTTTTGCCGTGATGCAAGGCCATCTTTTTATACCACAAAAGGTTTTACGGTTTGGTAAAACACTTTTCCTGAATGGGCTAGAGTTTAAACTTTTTAGGAGGGATGTgctagagttttttttttttttcttacaGGCCGAAAGAAACGAGCGGCTAGTCAAGAAAAGGGCGGGCCTAAGCGGGCTGATTACTTCCCTCAATCTTGCAAGACAGAACGAAGGGGCTGTAGCTATAATGTTTCTGCTTGTACAAATCTGGTGGACTAAAACTCTTGTACAGCTATCTTAAAATGACTGGCCGTACTGGTGCATCTGCAAGAAGTCTCCTGTCTTTGTAGCCCACATTTGTAGTTGTACAGCTATCTTAAAATGACTAGCCGAGACTTCTCCTGATAATAGCCCACATTTGTAGTTGTACCCTCTACACTAGAATGCAGTCAGTTGTATAAGATGAACACTTCAAAAAAGAAACTATACCAAAAAGCAGAGACACGCAGAAACATTCTTTTCAGAATGTTTTATTCCAAATGCTATTCTCGCTCTGTCCAGGGCAGTGACAAGCAGAAACATTCTCTTCAGTATGATGTTGCCCGATGCTTCAGTAACATGTTCTATTCAGGCCTTGTACAATCTTGTTGTAAGCAAAAGTTTTTGGAGGCACTTTTTAACAAAACAATTGCTTCCCCAAAATAAGTTTTAGAAATGTAACATCCTTCTCCAAAAGAAGTTTCAGATAGAACTTGCTAAATCATTTTCATTCACGGGCAAACAGCAATTGTTGTTCCACGATAGAGATATGCAACATCCCAACATAGGGCATGACATGTCCAACTCACCCAAATCATTCTGTTACCCATTTGTTACTGCAGGCATGAACGGAGATCCTCACCTAAATCATTCAGTTACTCATCTTCGGGAATGAGCTACTGCAGACAGGAACGTACATCCTCACCTGCGGCCCTATGGATGCGAGCTCGTCGTGAACGAGGTCGCCGAAGGCGATGTGGAGAAGTGCCCGTTCCCCTGGCCCGCCATCTCCTCTCCGGTGCTTCCGCGTCGTCGGTGAAGAATGAGGATGGCGACCTGGAGCTCCTCCTAGCCGTAGAAGAGCAGATCAAGCAGAGTTGCTCGCATATCCGGCAAGGTCGCATCGGGGAAGCAAGGCGGCACCGGTTTATGGGACAGAAAATCGAACCTTGGCCAGCGGTGTCTTCGTAGTCGGCAGCAGCGCGGGGAGCTAGACGGTGGAGGGGAGCAGCGCGGGGGAGCTAGATGGAGGAGGGGAGCAGCGAGGGCGAGCTAGACGGCGGAGGGGAGAGAATGCTAGACGGCGGCGTGCGAGCGGAGCTGCGGCATAGAGACGGAGCGAGAAGGAATCGAGGGAGACGAGCGGTGTGGACCTCGTGTTGTGTCGAGAATTCtccgagtttttttttttttttttgcaaactcATCCGTCCAACAATTTCCCCCGGACGAAGGGAGTACTCCATATCTAtacctatacctaataataataaagaaaataaggcttcttgttcgtccgtctgTTTTTGCCCTGACTTTTCGTCTAAATTACCGCCCCTGCCACCTATAAGTCAAACTAAATAAAAACTGTTCGACCAGAAAAtagactttttttttttgaccctGACCAGAAAATAGACTCACACGCCTAGGACGCCCGGCCCGGAAACTTCTCCTCTCTTCGTACATCTCTAAGCCTGGGGGTCCGTTCAATCCGTTCAGGACTCAGCTGCTACGATGCATTGGGTACTGCCGGAGACCTACAAATACGCAGGAGAGGAAGTGGTCTCAGATCGTGGTGGCAGGTGCGTCACCTAAACATGGAAATAGAAAACATCTGATTTTTCTTGTACACGCAGTACGGCGCGATAAAAGGAAACATAACGCAACGCGAAATCATCCCCTGTCCCCCACGCCTGGCAGCCCGGCCTCCGGCGAAGGCGGCAACACAGCTGCCCAGGGCTTCACCGTCGGCGGCCGCCCGTCAGCTACGAACTGAACGCGGAGAGAGGTAGACGAGTATTGGTCGACGATTCGGTCAAGGAAGACATCATCGTTGCTGGTGCTCTTGACGTGGACTAAGGGCTACACCTCCGTGGAACACAGGGTCGGGCAACTGCAAAGGAGTTCCTCGCTGTTGTCTTTGTTGACTTCGCTGCCGCGGTGGAATTACCCAATACCTTCCCACTCCAACACCTCAATGTCAAGTTCTTGGCGATCAGGTACCTTTTTTTGGAGATCGGATACTAGAGGAAGGGCATCATGTATGCCACAGGAGAGTCTTTGTAGATGTCCGTGATTTAGTCATCGTCGCTGGTTTTATTGATCTGTTTGTTCTTATATGGTCGTCGTGTGGCCCTGGCAGGCGTAGGGCATGGCCCAAATATGGGCGGCCTTCATGCCCCCTCGCGATTATTTGTATTCAGCACGATGCCGCAGTTTTGGAGGTCGCTGCTCCTGTCCAGGACAGAGCAGAAGCTCACCAGTCTTCATGCCTCCGTAAGTCCTCTCTTAAGAGATACAAAGATGCTTTGATTCTGTAAGCCCACCAGTACGGTCATTATGTCCTGGAAGTGACGGCATAAATCTGATGCTTTGACTCCGTAACTGGAAAGAAGTTGCCTGAGCGAACAAACCAGATCAACGATCGTGGCTATctaatttttattttctttgacaGACGGAACCTAAGATCGTACATGCAATCCTCAAATCGTGTAGTTTCTACATGTAACATATCAACTGACACAATGTTTTTTATGAGTAATAAACAGATAAACCACTCATCTAAAAAATTACATATGTTAGTAATAATGCACTTGATATGTTATATCATTCGCTTACTTTTATTTAAGATTTTTGCAGTTGCCATATTGAGCTAAAAAAGAAGTGATAAAAGAAGTGTAGAAGATGAATTGTTTGAAGAACCCCGTATGGCCCAAAGATTTATCTGCCTTCATCTCCTTCCTCTACTCCCCGGGTGTGGTGGCGGCGCATGGATCTACTCCCGTGGACACACGTCTACCCCGTGGTGAAGTAGAGTGCAGAGGGGGTTGTGGCAGTGCGCCTAACCGGGGAGCGCACCGTGGACGTGCTAAAGCTATCGTATTTTGGCAACACAATGTGATTGTACCAAAAATAACATAGAGTATTTTTTTCTAGAGCAAACACGTATTTCATTAATTTAAAATCAAGTTACATAACACATGTGAAATAAAAGAGAAACTAAGATAAAATAACATACTTTGTGTGTGCATCTGTCAGTTATTTTTCtgtcccgttgcaacgcacgggcatgtttactagtctatacctaataataaagaaaataaggtttcttgttcgtccgtctGTTCTTACCCCTAGATTTAAATCCAAATTACAGGGATTGCCACCGCTCAAGTGATCAACGGTTCGTTTAACACGAAAAAAGAGAGGGTTCTTTTAGCTCTGTCCCGTTCCCGTCTCCCTCTCCATAGCTCGTTGCTCCATCCCCGACCTCCAGACCCAAGCAAGCGCCTCGCGAGCGACCGGCACGCCCACCCCTAGCACGCTACCGCAGAATCCCAACCCAGCGTATTCCCCGCTTTCTGTCTCCTGATTCGCGACGCCATCTAATCACCCAGATCTCCGCTTGTGCCGCCCGAGGATCCCCGCCACCACGCAGAACCCAGTGCTGGCCGAGATACCCTGCTGCCACCGCGCCGAGTTTCAGACTGTCTGTCTCAGATCCATGCCTCCTCTGTCATTAAACAGACGCCCTCACGTGGAGACCCCCATGGCTGCATCGCAAATTCCCCAATATGAGTGGTTGGGAGCGGATCCTGCTGCAACCGCCGCTCAGGTCAACGGGCATCTGGCGTGAGGTCTCTGTTGTCATCGTCCGGCGAACGATCTGTGGCCGGCACGCCCGCACCGGCCCGTCATCGTGGAGCCACGCGATGGGCTCGAACGAGTGGGCGCTGCTCCGATCGGTGCAGCTATCTGAATTTCTTCTTATCTCAGCACGTGCTAGCTTACAAAAAAAAATCGGATCTGCAGATGCATACCTGCCAGCAGCTTTCAGTGCATTTTGTGTGAAACTTCTTGTTCGGTACTTACAGTTCAGGATACGAAATCGATATATGTATCTAGGATTGCAATTGTGCCATCTGCATAGCTGGTTGAATCTTTGCATGTTTAAAAGCAGACTTTGGTAAGAGTAATGCGTGCAAATTGGTTGGATTATGATTGTTCATTAGGATGGTTATTACAGTATGAGATTGGATTGCAGGTATTATTGAATAACAACCTCGGGACGGTGCAGTTGCCGGGAAGGGGAACCGTTGgattggcaaccgcgtcgatcgACGCACGAACCACTGGAATGGAGCGCGAACtctgcggaagagcaaccgccgctctcttcgatatctgcgccgccgttcatccgTGCTTAATAAGAACCCTACGTATGCGCTTTCTTCGGTCTACAACCAGCCGCCATTCATCGAAAGCTCTCCTCGCTCAAAATGAGCGACCACTCTCAGCTACCATCAGACATCGACATCGAGAGTAAGCCGTCGGGATGGCGTCACTGGTGGGACAAAGCTGCGACTCCTAGCAGCGATGATTCCCCGCCGCCGGACAGCGGCGAGGAatgggaggccgaggaggaggaggaagaggctgaggagggGGCGGCCCGGGCGAAGGCAAAGGCGCAGCCGGTGAGCACCGTCGATGACGAGGAGAACACAAGTTCCTCCGACGCGTCGAACGACACACCAACTTTTcagaagaggtgacgagcaggaagcgccgccgtgaggacgacgaggcgggaccatcaaagaagaagtagtttaattttttatatgtaatttgtttatatttttcAAAGTTTTTATATATAATTTTTTTATGTTGCACCGCTTTGAATATTAGCAGCAATATTAGTATAGCATAATTACCTATGCATTTCTTCTATCTACTAAACTAAAAAATAGTATTTTAAAGTTTGGGGACGGCGTTTGGGGAACGTGGCTGGGGAGCGACGCCCCTCAAgtacggcacgaacgaaacacatcTCCAAACGATAAATCCGACGCCGTTTGGGGACACTTTGAGGACATGACTAAAGATGCTCTTAGAATCCGCAGCAACGCCGCGGGCATGTTTCCTAGTATGGATAACGCGAATTTGTCGATCGTGCATGCAACAAATTCTACCAAGATGTAACCATGCGCACATGCTGATGAAACAACTGCTGCCTCGAAGCTTCTTTACAACTTGCCACCTTGGGAAAACATGAACACGCGGTGTACGctctgagagcatctccagtcgcgtcccccaaaccgtcccccaaaccgcgcctgatcgagcgtttgggggacgtgttttgttcgtgccgcgtttgggggacgtcgctccccagccgcgtcccccaaacgccgcccccaatcagaaattcaaatagatgcattcaaaagagatcgttcccgccgattcgtcgcgatcagagtagcggcgatcgatcaaagtactgggcgcgcgatcatattacagaccggtggtgcatgcaaattagaagaaggggaaggggttggtcgacggcgtcgtgtcctgagtcgacgcaggcccgtcgagcacgacgacctcgtcgcgatctgcctgttcctgtgcatggtgcgtctgctccgtcgccgacgcggaggccgacgcaggtgtagcagtagaagacgcgtcagcctgctcttgctgcgctgccgctgccgtcgatgccgatgccgctgccagggccgccgatgccgatgccgctgcctgggccgccgcgtccgccgccgccattttggcttcgatctcgtcgaggatctggcctttgaagaagttgtgcgccgctcgcgtccggggagacattccctctgtcgacgttctcagcagggacatgtcgtccctgcgtttcttgagctccagcttctcctcttgcctcttgagcagctcggcccacctttggtcggccttcttgtcgcgggagataaaggtcgaggagacgtcggcgaggcatttcgtgatcgacgcctgcgtcttctcagacgacgcagcgtcggccaaggcggccttggcagccttgttgccagtaggacgccctgtcgaagttgccagcggcgcgtccagatcaatggcgtccttccccttggacagcgacaggcgcgtcagccgccatttctcattcactttgagcttgccatagcaatgcatcagcgcgaacgGCTTGTGACCTTCCGAGTTCTTGGCGTACAGTTCCATGGCCCgatcaaactaaccaaaggaagcagagtcatttcatcgaacacaatgtgggcgctacggattatggaagaaacagtcgtaccagttgggcgacgtcggcgccgctgtcgcctctggtctctaagtcgtgatggtacccatggaaggagttcaccgacgcctggatgatggcccatcgcgtggacattgccttttggctcctcttcattgtcactttctggtagtcgctgttgatgagcttgcgctcatcgaactcggtcttgatcctcgcccaatacttcccgcctttttggttggcgccgatgatggagtcatggctcaccgtcgcccacgactcgcacagacaaagatcttccagaggcgtccacttcgggcctcgtgtgcccgacgccttcttcttcttcttcttcttcttcttcttcgtcctcacgccgtccgcgtctacctccacgagatcatcgtcaccggcaccctcgtcgtcctcttcgtcgccgtcctcttcgtcctcatcgtcgtcctcctcgtcgtcctccaccccctcctcttcctcgtcgtccttctcctcaaccccgtcgtccccctcagcaccggcgccgtcgtattcgagcggacccctgcggccggtgaaagggtcgccgtccggACTGGTcctgctcgcgctgctcgtacgccggggagtagaggttgttggggttgaagccgccgtgcggcagcgcatcctggtagtgcggcgacaagttaggcgtcacgcacccgggagtgccggaggggccgtcgttgtagaaggcggatgacgacggagagaagactcccggaacgtacaccggcacgttcgtactatatgggctcgcgttggtggcggcgaggcACCCGGCCAGTATGAGCTGGTTCtggcgcgccgccagagccttcttctccacctccgccgccctccgtcctttccgctccgccgtcgatagcttccggcgcaggcaatcttgctgccattgatcttcggtcattccttcaggcttcttcttcgcagccggcgccttccgcggcttcgcgaacggcgctttcgcccctatcgtcgcattgcccggcggcttcttggctgctttcttcgccatctttttgggagctgtcggcggcgccatggaatggggagagggtagcggcggcgggtggacggcgggagggagaaagaaatcggcgggataggagaaatgaatcggcggcgggatatgttttgggaggcctgtgcgcggcggtataggcgcgatttggcgggagcggcgggatttggcgggagtgtgagacgaattttccctgtgccactaacgggtcgggcccgcgtcggttggcctcgcttttcgttgtgtccggcgtccccggagcgtcccctgtgggacggagacgggctcggggcgccggacaccgtataggggcgcgccggacaaaaaagggctttgggggacgcggctggaacgctttttctTTCCGACgcgtcccaaatccctttgggggacggtttgggggacgcgactggagatgctctgaacACATGACCCACCTCCTCCCTGCTCTACTCACTGCCAGCGTAGCTCACGAAGTTGTGTGTGATTTTCTTTTACTCGGCCCTCAAAAGTGGCTTGACCGTTGAGATGGACTAACGGCACTTGAAACTTTGCAAAGTGTCCACACAAAACAACAAATGCATCTTGCATGAGATTGTTATTAAACAAAGGCCGCGCTGTGATCAATCCTTGGCGATGTCGTCTTCCGGCAGCTAGTACATAAGTAGAAGAGTAGTATTGAGCTGGAGAAGAAACCCTTAATGGCAATATCGTCTTCCGGCACCTACACGCCACAATCACCAACTCACGATTTCCCCCCTTCTCCCCTCTAGACAGTGAACAGTAGTTGAGAGTCTCCTCAAGCCATCCAGGCCGATCCCAACCCCTCTTCGGCGGCGCTGCTGGCCGGAGATGGCGAGGGAGAGGTGCCGGCGTAGTTGTAGATAGGTTTAGTAGTCCCGTTGTGGCGTCTTGGAGTAGGTCACCAGCTCTCCCCCGTCAGATCTAGTGTTTCCTGCAGTTGGGTGGTGCGGCGGCGTGGCTCcggtggcgagggcgacggctgcTGAGCGACATCAACGCAGGAATCTCGGCAAATAAGGCGGGCTGGAGCTCGAGCTTCTCGATGTGGTGGCGCAGCATCGGAAAGCAGATCGCGGCGGATCTCTGCTCGCGTCTATGGTGGGCGTGCAGCGGAGAGGCCGCGGCGAGCTCGGTCAATAAGCGCTGGCTCCGGCAGCTACAACTCCTTCTTCTCCTTGGTGTCCTCTTGgccggccgtggcggcgagggACAGGGCACCGACGGTGACAGGGAGTTCGTGCAGGCCGGCAAGACTTCTGCTGCTACCTCGAGCTATCACACGGTGACCACGAGATGGTCATCGATCTTGGATGCCCAAGTTTGGCATCAGTCGACGCAAGAGAAGCGTCGCAGCAACCTCCTTCGGAGGCCTCCTTCTGATGATGCGGAGGCGACGCCTAGCACCGGCTTTCTCCCAAGTGGCTATGTCCCCAGTGAGGATGCTGGTGGTCGCTGGCGCAATTCATCTCCCTGTAGCGGTATGGTAgagggacctgattgcttttctgCAACATTTTTAGAGGTCGTCTTTGCAAAATCTAGGGACTTGTgtgtaattttctttttcttgGTGTCCCATCATGTAACTTGTACCACCGCTTTGACTAATGCAGCATAGTCTAGGTCCTTCCGGACCACTACTAGAAAATGGCTATTCAGTGGCGCACAACTAttccccatcagtggcgcactgctggtgcgccactactatcacgccactgctaacttttagtactggcgcactagtggtgcgccattgctatttggcttagcagtggcgcaccaggtggTGCACCACTACTagcttcatggtgcgccactcctaaatgtctgaggtgcgccactggacagaaacaaggtgcgccactactaaaatttgaaatttctagatctggatctggatctggatctggatctggatctggcacattttgttttgaattttttttggctcgttattttttctcgtttttgttgctagaattatttgtgcaatgttcattctCATTTTTCTTAGCCTAACCGCCGGTGAGGATGGATGAGAGAGGtaggagaggtgaagagaggtgaggagatggaggatgtagaagaggatgaacaagaggacGAAGGCTAGAGGTAATGGAGGCCAGAGGGTCACCGGAGGGTCGCCAGAGGATCGTGGGAGAGTAAGGTCACCGGAGGTCACCATAGCGGAGGAGCTCGCCGGAAAGTAAGGTCACCGGAGGTGGTCACCGGAGGTGgtcactgatgtctacttccccctccttttcctgtagacagtgttgggcctccaagagcagaggtttgtagaatagcagcaagttttcccttaagtggattgatgacccacaagtatagggggtgtatcgtagtattttcgataagtaagaatgtcgatcccaacgaggagcagaaggtgttgacaagcagtttcgatgaaggattcactgtaaatgctcac
It includes:
- the LOC127315254 gene encoding uncharacterized protein → MGGKGGGGGGGKGGGGGGGKGGGGGSSGGKGGGGGGGGAGAKGGGGGGKGGGSGTGGASAAGDGMMKAPGADGYIARSGFEANPQGYFAGLHHGDAVK